In a genomic window of Sinorhizobium meliloti:
- the rfbF gene encoding glucose-1-phosphate cytidylyltransferase, giving the protein MKVVILAGGYGTRISEESHLRPKPMIEIGGRPILWHIMKIYSHYGFSDFVICLGYRGYMIKEYFSNYILHSSDVTFDMTTGETAYHTKSAEPWRVTLVDTGPDSMTGGRLKRVAGYLGETFCLTYGDGVADVDIRALTEFHLRHGREATVTSVVPPGRYGALATEAGQVMSFTEKPAGDNGRINGGFFVLNRSVLDRIAGDHVPFESAPLEGLARDGQLMAFPHEGFWRPMDTLRDKTQLEELWQQNRAPWIVWA; this is encoded by the coding sequence ATGAAGGTGGTCATTCTCGCCGGCGGATACGGCACCCGCATTTCGGAGGAGAGCCACCTCAGGCCGAAGCCTATGATCGAGATCGGCGGGCGCCCGATCCTCTGGCACATCATGAAGATCTACAGCCATTACGGCTTTTCGGATTTCGTGATCTGCCTCGGCTATCGCGGCTACATGATCAAGGAGTACTTCTCCAACTATATCCTGCATTCCTCCGACGTCACCTTCGACATGACGACGGGCGAGACAGCCTATCACACGAAGAGTGCCGAACCCTGGCGGGTGACGCTGGTCGATACGGGACCGGACTCCATGACCGGCGGCCGCTTGAAGCGTGTCGCCGGCTATCTCGGCGAGACCTTCTGCCTGACCTATGGCGACGGCGTCGCCGATGTCGATATCCGCGCTCTCACCGAATTCCATTTGCGTCACGGCCGCGAAGCGACCGTGACGAGCGTCGTGCCGCCGGGGCGCTATGGTGCGCTCGCCACCGAAGCCGGGCAGGTCATGAGCTTTACCGAGAAACCGGCCGGCGACAACGGCCGCATCAATGGCGGCTTTTTCGTTCTCAATCGCTCCGTGCTCGACCGCATCGCGGGAGATCACGTCCCCTTCGAAAGCGCGCCGCTCGAGGGCCTGGCGCGCGATGGGCAGCTGATGGCTTTCCCGCATGAAGGTTTCTGGCGCCCGATGGACACGCTGCGCGACAAGACCCAGCTCGAAGAGCTCTGGCAGCAGAACCGCGCGCCCTGGATAGTCTGGGCATGA
- a CDS encoding FAD-binding oxidoreductase, whose translation MNDMSLINLQNGITMISAAAIEAFAARLRGRVLIATDAAYDEARTIWNGMIDRRPGLIVQCAGAADVVNAVRFAAENRLLVAVRGGGHNIAGNAVCDGGMVIDLTPMKSVRVDATTKTAWVEPGATLADLDVETQAFRLALPTGINSTTGIAGLTLGGGFGWITRKFGLTIDNLLSADVVTANGELVRASPTEHRDLFWAIRGGGGNFGVVTAFEFRLHELGPDVLSGLVVHPFAEAESVLQQYRQALENAPDELTCWVVMRQAPPLPFIPAEWHGKEVVVLAMCYCGDLEAGEKAVAELRAIGNPIADVVSPHPFVGWQQAFDPLLAPGARNYWKSHDFMELSDQAIGILTESIRQLPGPECEVFIAHVGGAAGRVAAEETAFPQRNSHFVMNVHGRWRDAAMDQTCIDWARHLFEAAKPYAAGTAYVNFMPEDEMDRVEAAYGANYGRLVEVKRHYDPLNLFRMNQNVRPIEERGAA comes from the coding sequence ATGAACGACATGAGCCTCATCAATCTGCAAAACGGAATAACAATGATCAGCGCCGCGGCAATCGAGGCATTTGCCGCGCGCCTTCGCGGGCGCGTCCTGATTGCGACCGACGCCGCCTATGACGAGGCGCGCACGATCTGGAACGGCATGATCGACCGAAGGCCCGGGCTGATCGTGCAATGCGCCGGAGCGGCCGACGTCGTCAATGCGGTGCGCTTCGCGGCGGAGAACCGGTTGCTCGTCGCGGTGCGCGGCGGCGGTCACAACATCGCCGGCAACGCGGTCTGCGACGGCGGCATGGTGATCGACCTCACGCCGATGAAATCGGTGCGGGTCGATGCGACAACGAAGACGGCCTGGGTCGAGCCGGGGGCGACGCTTGCCGATCTCGACGTGGAGACGCAGGCCTTCCGTCTTGCATTGCCGACCGGCATCAACTCGACGACCGGTATCGCCGGCCTGACGCTCGGCGGCGGGTTCGGCTGGATCACGCGCAAATTCGGATTGACGATCGACAACCTGCTATCGGCCGATGTGGTTACGGCCAACGGCGAACTGGTGCGCGCGAGCCCCACCGAGCACCGCGACCTGTTCTGGGCCATCAGGGGCGGCGGCGGCAATTTCGGGGTCGTGACGGCCTTCGAATTCCGCCTGCACGAACTCGGCCCCGACGTGCTCTCCGGGCTCGTCGTCCATCCCTTTGCCGAAGCCGAAAGCGTGCTGCAGCAATACAGGCAGGCGCTCGAAAATGCGCCGGACGAACTCACCTGCTGGGTGGTGATGCGCCAGGCGCCGCCGCTGCCCTTCATACCGGCCGAATGGCACGGCAAGGAGGTCGTCGTGCTCGCCATGTGCTATTGCGGCGATCTCGAGGCGGGCGAGAAGGCGGTGGCGGAGCTGCGGGCGATCGGCAATCCGATCGCCGACGTGGTATCGCCGCATCCCTTCGTCGGCTGGCAGCAGGCTTTCGACCCCTTACTCGCTCCGGGTGCCCGCAACTACTGGAAGAGCCACGACTTCATGGAGCTTTCCGATCAGGCGATCGGCATTCTCACCGAATCGATCCGGCAGTTGCCGGGGCCGGAATGCGAGGTATTCATCGCCCATGTCGGCGGCGCCGCCGGCCGCGTTGCGGCAGAGGAAACCGCTTTCCCGCAGCGCAACTCGCACTTCGTCATGAACGTGCACGGCCGATGGCGGGACGCGGCGATGGACCAGACCTGCATCGACTGGGCGCGGCATCTCTTCGAGGCAGCAAAGCCCTATGCCGCCGGCACGGCCTACGTCAATTTCATGCCTGAAGACGAGATGGACCGGGTCGAGGCGGCCTACGGCGCGAACTATGGCCGGCTCGTCGAGGTCAAGCGGCATTACGACCCGCTCAATCTCTTCCGGATGAACCAGAACGTTCGGCCGATAGAGGAACGCGGGGCGGCCTGA
- a CDS encoding aspartate aminotransferase family protein encodes MKEQTTREILQRAAEHAAGFREKITELQQRPEQSYPAALKMFREALPERGSAGTVVIDELAAKAEPGLHAMTGPRFFGWVIGGSHPVGVAADWMTSAWGQNAGNHHAAPAAAAAEVIAANWLLDLLDLPRESSVGFATGATLANFICLAAARGEVLRQAGWDVEAQGLFGAPPVAVLIGDDAHATVFSALQFLGFGHDRVLRVRTDDMGRISGPAFAEAAEQVSGPCIAILQAGQINTGAFDDFAGIMPIARHLGAWVHVDGAFGLWACAAPGKRGLTDGIDEAHSWATDGHKWLQTPYDCGYAIIRDQEAHRRAMTIAASYLPPTTEGERDPSHFVPELSRRARGFATWAMIKHLGREGIAAMVDRHCRVARAIAERLSGEEGINVLNEVVLNQVLVRFEAAMPGDEGDRMTQATIARLQADGILFAGGAVWRGRKVMRLSVISWLTDDRAGERTAGAIIAAWRAVRDGTEV; translated from the coding sequence ATGAAGGAGCAAACGACCCGCGAAATTCTTCAACGCGCGGCGGAGCACGCCGCGGGTTTCCGCGAGAAAATTACGGAGCTGCAGCAGCGGCCGGAGCAATCGTATCCCGCCGCATTGAAGATGTTTCGGGAAGCTCTGCCGGAACGGGGAAGCGCCGGTACCGTAGTGATCGACGAGCTTGCCGCGAAAGCGGAGCCGGGGCTTCACGCGATGACGGGGCCACGCTTCTTCGGCTGGGTCATCGGCGGTTCGCATCCGGTCGGGGTTGCGGCCGACTGGATGACGAGCGCCTGGGGACAGAATGCCGGCAACCATCACGCGGCGCCGGCCGCAGCCGCCGCAGAGGTAATCGCGGCCAACTGGCTGCTCGATCTTCTCGACCTCCCGCGGGAGAGTTCCGTCGGCTTTGCGACCGGCGCGACGCTTGCCAATTTCATCTGCCTTGCCGCAGCGCGCGGAGAGGTGCTGCGGCAGGCCGGATGGGATGTCGAGGCGCAGGGCCTCTTCGGCGCGCCGCCGGTCGCGGTGCTGATCGGCGACGACGCGCATGCGACGGTCTTTTCGGCGCTGCAGTTCCTGGGCTTCGGGCACGACCGCGTGCTGCGCGTCCGGACCGACGACATGGGTCGCATCAGCGGACCGGCTTTCGCCGAGGCAGCGGAGCAGGTCTCCGGTCCCTGCATTGCGATCCTGCAGGCAGGACAGATCAATACCGGTGCCTTCGACGACTTCGCCGGCATCATGCCGATTGCCCGGCACCTGGGCGCCTGGGTTCATGTCGACGGCGCCTTCGGCCTCTGGGCGTGCGCCGCCCCCGGAAAGCGCGGGCTCACCGACGGGATCGACGAAGCACATTCCTGGGCGACCGATGGCCACAAATGGCTGCAGACGCCCTATGACTGCGGATATGCCATCATCCGCGATCAGGAAGCGCATCGCCGGGCGATGACGATCGCCGCGAGCTACCTGCCGCCGACCACCGAGGGCGAGCGGGACCCGAGCCATTTCGTGCCCGAACTGTCGCGCCGAGCCCGCGGTTTTGCCACCTGGGCGATGATCAAGCATCTGGGACGCGAAGGCATCGCCGCCATGGTCGACCGGCATTGCCGCGTCGCCCGCGCCATCGCCGAGCGGCTGAGCGGCGAAGAGGGCATAAACGTCCTGAACGAGGTGGTCCTCAATCAGGTCCTGGTACGTTTCGAAGCGGCGATGCCGGGTGATGAAGGCGACCGGATGACCCAGGCGACGATCGCCAGGCTGCAGGCCGACGGCATCCTGTTCGCCGGCGGCGCCGTCTGGCGCGGCCGCAAGGTGATGCGGCTCTCGGTCATCTCCTGGCTGACGGACGACCGCGCCGGCGAGAGGACCGCCGGGGCGATCATCGCTGCCTGGCGCGCCGTTCGCGATGGCACTGAGGTGTAA
- a CDS encoding EF-hand domain-containing protein produces MSLMKFPTVTALAAIMAISAATATAAQAPAPIPPAGEMPAQDQGIEPDMQPGDQGGGGSVTQGDQPDMMREDMIRGDGKRGDRMRHRDRMRGMMMHRQTMHRQMMKIMFAITDADNDGALSFEEISTIHKRVFDKVDINRDGKVTPEEIQGFFHD; encoded by the coding sequence ATGTCACTGATGAAATTTCCGACCGTGACGGCCCTTGCCGCCATCATGGCCATCAGCGCCGCAACGGCCACTGCCGCCCAGGCACCCGCTCCAATTCCACCCGCAGGAGAAATGCCGGCCCAGGACCAGGGCATTGAACCCGACATGCAACCCGGCGATCAGGGGGGCGGTGGAAGCGTCACCCAAGGCGATCAACCAGACATGATGCGCGAGGACATGATACGTGGCGACGGGAAGCGCGGCGACCGGATGCGGCACCGCGACCGGATGCGGGGCATGATGATGCACCGGCAGACGATGCACCGTCAGATGATGAAAATCATGTTCGCCATCACCGATGCGGACAATGACGGCGCCCTTTCCTTCGAGGAGATCAGCACCATCCACAAGCGGGTTTTCGACAAGGTCGATATCAACCGCGACGGCAAGGTCACGCCGGAAGAGATACAGGGCTTCTTCCACGATTAG
- a CDS encoding DUF488 domain-containing protein: MASLQLKRVYQAPGASDGTRVLVDRLWPRGVAKEKAGIDFWLKDIAPSDALRKRFHGKPQDWDAFCAAYAEELESGAAQAAVAELRERWKEGPLTLLYAARDEAHNNAVALKAWLEWGGAS, encoded by the coding sequence ATGGCATCACTCCAGTTGAAGCGTGTCTACCAGGCGCCCGGCGCATCCGACGGTACGCGCGTCCTCGTCGACCGGCTCTGGCCGCGCGGCGTCGCCAAGGAAAAGGCCGGCATCGACTTCTGGCTCAAGGACATCGCGCCGAGCGACGCGCTGCGCAAGCGGTTTCATGGGAAGCCGCAGGATTGGGATGCGTTCTGTGCCGCCTATGCGGAGGAGCTCGAGAGCGGGGCCGCGCAGGCGGCGGTAGCGGAGTTGCGCGAACGATGGAAAGAGGGGCCGCTGACGCTGCTTTATGCCGCGCGTGACGAGGCGCACAACAATGCGGTTGCGCTGAAGGCGTGGCTGGAGTGGGGAGGGGCCTCTTAG
- a CDS encoding class I SAM-dependent methyltransferase, which produces MTSSFNVHDAAGYEQLMGRWSRKLAPKFIDFAGVADGEKVLDVGCGTGSLTFALADAARLEEIAAIDYSPVFVEEAIRRNTDPRIKIREADACVLPFEDRTFDRAFALLVLHFVPEAGKAVAEMRRVVRPGGVVAAAVWDHLGGMPGMRMMVDTVAALGEGGRALRARYCSQPMMQPGEMKRTFVEQGLANVMETELMIRMDYRNFDDYWAPIGAGEGPLGKYVATIDAEERARTRAAVRDAYEAGRPDGPRSFANVAWACRGTVP; this is translated from the coding sequence ATGACATCGAGCTTCAACGTGCATGATGCAGCCGGCTATGAGCAGCTCATGGGCCGCTGGAGCCGGAAGCTTGCGCCGAAATTCATAGATTTTGCCGGTGTCGCCGATGGAGAGAAGGTTCTGGATGTCGGCTGCGGAACCGGCAGTCTCACCTTCGCGCTCGCCGACGCCGCCAGGCTCGAAGAGATCGCCGCGATCGACTATTCGCCCGTCTTCGTGGAGGAGGCGATCCGGCGCAACACCGATCCGCGCATAAAGATAAGAGAAGCGGATGCCTGCGTCCTGCCGTTCGAAGATCGGACCTTCGACCGCGCCTTCGCCCTTCTCGTGCTCCACTTCGTGCCCGAAGCAGGCAAGGCCGTGGCCGAGATGCGCCGCGTGGTGCGTCCCGGCGGCGTCGTCGCGGCGGCGGTGTGGGACCATCTCGGCGGAATGCCCGGCATGCGCATGATGGTCGACACGGTGGCGGCGCTCGGCGAAGGCGGGCGCGCGCTTCGCGCCCGCTACTGCTCCCAGCCGATGATGCAGCCGGGAGAAATGAAGCGGACATTTGTCGAGCAGGGTCTCGCAAACGTCATGGAAACCGAGCTGATGATCCGCATGGATTACCGGAACTTCGACGATTACTGGGCGCCGATCGGCGCGGGCGAAGGGCCGCTCGGAAAATATGTGGCAACGATCGATGCGGAAGAGCGGGCACGCACCCGTGCCGCCGTGCGCGACGCCTACGAAGCCGGACGGCCCGACGGTCCGCGCTCATTTGCGAACGTCGCCTGGGCCTGCCGGGGCACAGTTCCGTGA
- a CDS encoding potassium transporter Kup, with translation MADSLDHAPARANNLPQFLALTIGAIGVVYGDIGTSPLYAFREALRPFGAGGVGREEVIGLVSLVIWTLTAIVTIKYVLFLLRADNDGEGGTLSLLALLLKKGSGYPVMMFFAGVLGAALFIGDAMITPALSVLSAVEGLKLVTPALDDYVLAIAIVIILLLFAVQSRGTGAVSIFFGPITLIWFLVMAAAGIAHIGDDLAILSAFNPLNAVGFLWDAGLVGFIVLGAIFLTVTGAEALYADLGHFGRRPIQSAWFTVVFPALALNYLGQGALVLSHPDAISNPFFLMFPNWALLPMVVLATAATIIASQSVITGAFSLIRQAIHLGFLPRFEICYTSETQTGQIYLPLVNTTLLIGVLALMLVFGSSEALAPAYGVSITGAMVIDTILAFEFVRRQWSWSASTATAVLLPLFSLELIFLGANLFKVHHGGYVPILIAGALITMMWTWRKGIGLLREKTARQDIPLNQFITMVERKSEHAPVDVPGTAIFLTATPETTPAVLLHNIKHNHVLHRHNVILTIRTAKVPYVPEKERYTITKLSDRFSLLELRFGFMDDQNVSKALARCRKEGFKFDIMSTSIYLGRRKLIADSQSGLPQWQDRLFIAMADSAIDPTEYFHLPANRVVELGEQVII, from the coding sequence ATGGCCGACTCCCTCGACCACGCACCGGCTCGAGCGAACAATCTGCCGCAGTTTCTGGCGCTGACCATTGGAGCAATCGGCGTCGTCTACGGCGATATCGGGACCAGTCCTCTTTACGCCTTCCGCGAGGCGCTGCGCCCTTTTGGGGCGGGTGGCGTCGGGCGAGAAGAGGTTATCGGTCTCGTGTCGTTGGTGATCTGGACGCTTACAGCCATCGTCACCATCAAATACGTGCTCTTCCTGCTTCGTGCCGATAACGATGGTGAGGGCGGCACTCTGTCCTTGCTTGCCCTGTTGCTGAAGAAGGGAAGCGGGTATCCGGTCATGATGTTTTTTGCCGGCGTTCTCGGTGCCGCTTTATTCATCGGCGACGCGATGATCACGCCTGCGCTGTCGGTGCTCTCGGCCGTCGAAGGCTTGAAGCTCGTGACGCCGGCACTCGACGACTACGTGCTGGCGATCGCCATTGTGATAATCCTGCTGCTTTTTGCCGTCCAGTCACGCGGAACCGGGGCTGTCTCGATATTTTTCGGTCCAATCACCCTGATTTGGTTTCTCGTCATGGCGGCCGCAGGGATTGCGCATATAGGCGACGATCTGGCGATCCTTTCAGCCTTCAACCCCCTCAACGCGGTCGGTTTCTTGTGGGATGCCGGGCTCGTGGGCTTTATCGTGCTCGGCGCCATCTTCCTTACCGTAACAGGCGCTGAGGCGCTTTATGCCGATCTGGGTCACTTCGGACGGCGGCCCATCCAGTCGGCCTGGTTTACGGTCGTGTTCCCCGCCCTTGCGTTGAACTATCTTGGACAAGGCGCGCTGGTGTTGTCCCATCCGGATGCCATCTCGAACCCGTTTTTCCTGATGTTCCCGAACTGGGCTTTGTTGCCGATGGTGGTTCTTGCAACCGCCGCAACGATCATCGCCAGCCAGTCCGTGATCACCGGAGCCTTTTCTCTCATACGGCAAGCAATCCACCTCGGCTTCCTCCCGCGGTTCGAGATCTGCTATACCTCGGAAACCCAGACCGGTCAGATATATCTACCTCTGGTCAACACCACCCTCCTCATCGGCGTGCTCGCCCTCATGCTGGTGTTCGGCAGTTCCGAGGCTCTTGCTCCGGCCTACGGCGTATCCATTACCGGCGCGATGGTGATTGACACGATTCTTGCCTTCGAGTTCGTGCGGCGCCAATGGAGCTGGTCCGCCTCGACGGCTACAGCGGTTCTGCTTCCCTTGTTCAGCCTTGAACTGATCTTTCTTGGCGCCAACCTGTTCAAGGTTCATCACGGCGGATACGTGCCTATCCTCATTGCCGGCGCCTTGATCACGATGATGTGGACCTGGCGAAAGGGTATCGGCCTGCTGCGCGAGAAGACCGCTCGTCAGGACATTCCGCTCAACCAGTTCATAACCATGGTCGAACGAAAGTCCGAGCATGCTCCTGTCGACGTGCCCGGAACTGCGATCTTCCTGACAGCCACACCGGAGACGACACCGGCTGTTTTGCTGCACAACATCAAGCACAATCACGTGCTGCACAGGCATAACGTCATCCTGACCATCAGGACTGCCAAAGTCCCCTACGTACCGGAGAAAGAGCGCTACACAATTACAAAGCTGTCTGACCGGTTCAGCCTTTTGGAGCTGAGATTCGGCTTCATGGACGATCAGAATGTCTCAAAAGCCCTGGCGCGCTGTCGAAAGGAAGGATTCAAGTTCGACATAATGTCGACGTCCATTTATCTCGGCCGGCGTAAACTTATTGCGGATTCTCAATCAGGATTGCCGCAGTGGCAGGACAGGCTCTTCATCGCCATGGCCGACTCGGCGATCGATCCAACCGAGTACTTCCATCTGCCCGCAAATCGCGTGGTCGAGTTGGGAGAGCAAGTCATCATTTAA
- a CDS encoding hydrolase, with protein MSITATTTPGKTLLSPTDHALVLIDFQSQMAFATKSIAPELLRNNAALISRAAAGFEVPTILTTVAEKSFSGPMFAEVTDAFPGQRLLDRTSMNTWEDAAVIEEVNRIGKDRIVFAGLWTSVCIVGPTLSALDQGFEVYVITDACGDVSAEAHERAVERMVQAGARPVTSVQYLLELQRDWARADTYELTTGIAKKWGGAYGIGITYAKAMFGASEGGHG; from the coding sequence ATGAGCATCACCGCCACCACGACGCCCGGCAAGACGTTGCTGTCCCCGACCGATCATGCGCTCGTCCTTATCGACTTCCAGTCGCAGATGGCGTTTGCGACCAAGTCCATCGCGCCGGAACTGCTCCGCAACAATGCGGCGCTCATTTCCCGCGCGGCAGCCGGCTTCGAGGTGCCCACCATCCTCACGACCGTCGCCGAAAAGAGCTTCTCGGGACCGATGTTTGCGGAAGTCACGGACGCCTTTCCCGGCCAGCGGCTTCTTGACCGTACCTCGATGAACACCTGGGAGGATGCGGCCGTCATCGAGGAGGTGAACCGTATCGGCAAGGATCGGATCGTGTTCGCCGGCCTGTGGACGTCTGTTTGCATCGTCGGTCCGACGCTATCGGCGCTCGACCAAGGCTTTGAAGTCTATGTGATCACCGATGCCTGCGGCGATGTTTCGGCCGAAGCCCACGAGCGTGCGGTGGAGCGCATGGTCCAGGCCGGGGCCCGCCCGGTGACCTCGGTGCAATACCTTCTCGAATTGCAGCGCGACTGGGCCCGGGCCGACACCTACGAGCTCACGACCGGCATCGCGAAGAAGTGGGGCGGCGCCTATGGCATCGGGATCACCTATGCCAAGGCCATGTTCGGTGCCTCCGAGGGCGGTCACGGCTAG